The following coding sequences lie in one Pectobacterium sp. A5351 genomic window:
- a CDS encoding YraN family protein: protein MNQRAAGAVYEQQARRYLERAGLTFTAANVTLRGGELDLIMRDRHIWVFVEVRYRRNAQFGDAAASITRRKQQRLLHAAAVWLAQRGASFDTVDCRFDVLAITGDQFDWLPNAFAAQG, encoded by the coding sequence CTGAATCAGCGGGCCGCTGGCGCAGTTTATGAACAACAAGCCCGTCGTTATCTTGAACGCGCGGGTCTGACCTTCACCGCCGCAAATGTTACGCTACGCGGCGGTGAGTTGGACTTAATTATGCGTGACCGTCATATCTGGGTGTTTGTTGAAGTGCGCTATCGGCGCAACGCCCAGTTTGGCGATGCGGCAGCCAGCATCACCCGACGCAAACAGCAGCGGTTGCTGCATGCCGCCGCCGTGTGGTTGGCACAGCGAGGTGCCAGTTTTGACACGGTAGACTGCCGTTTTGACGTGCTGGCCATTACGGGCGACCAATTCGACTGGCTACCGAACGCCTTTGCCGCTCAGGGATAA
- a CDS encoding alginate lyase family protein gives MRLRYWSGLLVALCCVASVARADAEPKASPPDNPYAFLQQPQLSSVKQQLQQKTEKPQTRMAYEQLISEADRALKIENPSVTGKKSTPPSGSKHDYLSLSAYWWPDPDKADGLPWIRRDGQVNPASKDEETDGVRLAKFTAQTQALTLAWYFSGKQAYADKAISMIRTWFIDPATRMNPNLDFAQGVPGIAPGRGAGVLDGRYFSTRIVDSLIMLRHAPGWTTQDEQQMQKWMSDYLHWLQTSKLGKKEATAQNNHGSWYTVQVAGIAWYLGKIDVVKSMAQLQREKLDHQLLPDGSQPEELARTRSFHYSYFNLQAITDMAMLASRVGENIWQYHTPKGSSVIKALDFMAPYLDENKAWPRKTMDRQSSRLIPLLLQAEHGLKTPRYQTQIRQAGFAELLTGAASARDKEPSHVSVETRRALWLLNPATP, from the coding sequence ATGCGGTTACGTTATTGGTCAGGTTTACTGGTTGCACTGTGTTGTGTGGCTTCCGTTGCCCGTGCGGATGCGGAGCCTAAAGCGTCACCCCCCGATAATCCCTACGCCTTCTTGCAGCAGCCTCAGCTATCCTCGGTAAAACAGCAGTTACAACAGAAAACGGAAAAGCCGCAGACGCGCATGGCGTATGAGCAACTCATTTCAGAAGCCGATCGTGCACTGAAAATTGAGAACCCTAGCGTGACGGGAAAAAAATCCACGCCCCCTAGCGGTTCAAAACATGATTATTTGAGCCTCAGCGCCTACTGGTGGCCCGATCCCGACAAAGCTGATGGTTTGCCCTGGATTCGTCGTGATGGGCAGGTAAACCCTGCCAGTAAGGATGAAGAGACTGACGGGGTTAGGCTGGCAAAATTCACCGCCCAAACGCAGGCGTTGACGTTGGCGTGGTATTTCTCTGGCAAACAGGCTTATGCCGATAAGGCCATCTCGATGATCCGTACCTGGTTTATCGACCCCGCTACGCGCATGAACCCTAATCTCGATTTCGCGCAAGGTGTGCCGGGCATCGCGCCGGGCAGAGGGGCGGGTGTATTGGACGGACGCTATTTTTCCACCCGCATTGTCGATTCCCTGATTATGCTGCGTCACGCTCCGGGCTGGACGACGCAGGATGAGCAACAGATGCAGAAATGGATGAGCGATTATCTGCACTGGCTGCAAACCAGCAAGCTGGGGAAAAAAGAGGCAACGGCCCAGAACAACCACGGTAGCTGGTATACCGTACAGGTAGCGGGAATTGCCTGGTATCTGGGAAAAATCGACGTGGTGAAGTCTATGGCGCAATTGCAGCGGGAAAAACTGGATCACCAGTTGCTGCCGGATGGTTCTCAGCCGGAGGAACTGGCGCGCACTCGCTCTTTCCATTACAGCTACTTCAACCTTCAGGCGATAACGGATATGGCGATGTTGGCTTCGCGTGTCGGGGAGAATATCTGGCAATACCACACGCCGAAGGGCAGCAGTGTGATAAAGGCGCTGGATTTTATGGCACCGTATCTGGATGAAAACAAGGCGTGGCCGCGCAAGACGATGGACAGACAAAGCAGCCGTCTCATTCCTCTGCTATTGCAGGCGGAGCACGGTTTGAAAACACCGCGTTACCAGACGCAAATCAGGCAGGCGGGCTTTGCGGAGTTACTTACTGGTGCTGCCAGCGCGCGAGATAAAGAACCGAGCCATGTCAGCGTAGAAACCCGCCGTGCGCTCTGGTTGCTGAATCCTGCTACACCATAA
- a CDS encoding TIGR01212 family radical SAM protein (This family includes YhcC from E. coli K-12, an uncharacterized radical SAM protein.) has protein sequence MQLQKLINMFGGNLQRRYGEKIHKLTLHGGFNCPNRDGTLGRGGCTFCNVASFADEQMQQRSIAQQLETQAGKVNRAKRYLAYFQAYTSTYAEVQVLESMYQEALKQAEMVGLCVGTRPDCVPDAVLDLLSRYHEQGYEVWLELGLQSACDKTLHRINRGHDFACYQETTRRARERGLKVCSHLIVGLPGEDAQRCLSTLEQVVETGVEGIKLHPLHIVEGSTMAKAWRAGRLSELALDRYVETAGEMIRHTPPEVIYHRISASARRPTLLAPLWCENRWTGMVELDRYLQTHGVQGSALGTPYRYASM, from the coding sequence ATGCAATTGCAAAAATTAATCAATATGTTTGGCGGAAATCTTCAACGCCGCTATGGCGAGAAGATCCACAAGCTGACGCTACACGGTGGTTTTAATTGCCCTAACCGTGATGGCACGCTGGGGCGAGGCGGCTGTACGTTCTGCAATGTGGCCTCGTTTGCGGATGAACAGATGCAGCAACGCAGTATTGCGCAGCAGTTGGAAACGCAGGCGGGAAAGGTGAACCGCGCCAAACGCTATCTGGCGTATTTCCAGGCGTATACTAGCACCTATGCCGAAGTTCAGGTGCTGGAAAGCATGTATCAGGAAGCGCTGAAACAGGCCGAAATGGTGGGACTGTGTGTGGGCACGCGCCCTGACTGCGTGCCTGATGCGGTGCTGGATTTGCTGTCCCGTTATCATGAACAGGGTTACGAGGTCTGGCTGGAACTGGGGCTGCAAAGTGCGTGTGACAAAACGCTGCACCGGATTAATCGCGGACATGATTTCGCCTGCTATCAGGAAACCACCCGCCGCGCACGTGAGCGCGGCCTGAAAGTGTGTAGCCATCTGATTGTCGGTTTACCGGGAGAAGACGCACAGCGCTGCTTATCGACGCTGGAGCAGGTGGTTGAGACCGGCGTGGAGGGCATTAAGCTACACCCGCTCCATATCGTGGAAGGCAGCACGATGGCGAAAGCCTGGCGGGCGGGAAGGCTGTCCGAGCTGGCACTGGATCGCTATGTGGAGACGGCAGGAGAGATGATTCGCCATACGCCGCCGGAGGTGATCTATCACCGCATTTCCGCCAGCGCTCGCCGTCCGACCCTGCTGGCTCCGCTCTGGTGTGAAAACCGCTGGACGGGCATGGTCGAGCTGGATCGCTATCTGCAAACGCATGGTGTACAGGGTTCCGCGCTCGGCACGCCCTACCGCTACGCTAGTATGTAA
- a CDS encoding penicillin-binding protein activator, whose translation MLPFHFVRTQAGRVIPVLLAALFLAGCPSHAPQSPPPEVQGKADASSDYYLQQMQQSSDNNKADWQLLAIRSLLQEGKAPQASQQFNTLPEKLSSAQKQEQQLLSAELSVAQNSMNAAKAALSQLDVGALSDQQKQRYYQAQIKTAQGRPSIELLRAYIAQEPQLKGDEHQINLDQTWLTLTQMSPQESSSLLINANENVLQGWVDLLNNYQDNRTSPDQLKSAIQDWQTRYPHHPAAKTLPTQLNQVLNYQQSSVNSIALLLPLNGQAQVFANAIQQGFNTAKNGQIATAAISAPAAPSADTTQAEQVTPASEGQNTQSPATYSDQAVTSPTPALEAQATSAGLSSSLPVKVYDTSSQPLANILTQAQQDGASLVIGPLLKNEVDQLANSQSPLNILALNQPEHVENSPNICYFALSPEDEARDAAKFIHQQGKQQPLVLAPRGALGDRIVNAFAQAWNQQSSANPLQQRFGNTAELKQAINSGAGLSLSGQPVSVSQQQAQPGTTIGGLTIPSQVQPTVSSSVSGNIDAVYIIATPDELALIKPMIDMRTTSHARPALYASSRSFQAGLGPDFRLEMEGLQFSDIPLLAGANPALMQQVSSQFKNDYSLVRLYAMGMDAWTLASHFGEMRQIPGHQIPGATGMLSAGPDCTINRQLTWQQYRQGQLVPVL comes from the coding sequence ATGCTTCCCTTTCATTTCGTCCGTACCCAGGCAGGGCGTGTTATCCCTGTTTTGTTAGCGGCACTGTTTCTCGCAGGCTGTCCAAGTCACGCCCCGCAGAGCCCACCACCCGAGGTTCAGGGCAAAGCCGACGCATCATCCGATTATTATCTGCAACAGATGCAGCAAAGTAGCGATAATAACAAGGCTGACTGGCAATTACTTGCTATTCGTTCCCTGTTACAGGAAGGGAAAGCCCCTCAGGCAAGCCAGCAGTTCAACACGCTGCCAGAAAAATTAAGCTCGGCGCAAAAACAAGAACAACAACTACTTAGCGCGGAACTGTCTGTTGCACAAAACAGCATGAATGCGGCCAAGGCAGCACTGAGCCAGCTTGATGTGGGCGCGCTTTCCGATCAGCAGAAGCAACGTTATTACCAGGCGCAGATCAAAACCGCGCAAGGGCGTCCTTCCATTGAGCTACTGCGCGCCTATATCGCTCAAGAGCCGCAGTTGAAAGGCGACGAACATCAGATCAATCTCGATCAGACCTGGCTGACGTTGACGCAAATGTCACCGCAGGAGTCCAGCTCGCTGCTGATTAATGCGAATGAAAATGTGCTGCAAGGCTGGGTCGATCTACTCAATAACTATCAGGACAACCGGACTTCTCCCGATCAGTTAAAGAGTGCGATTCAGGACTGGCAGACCCGCTACCCGCATCATCCTGCGGCGAAAACGCTGCCTACACAGTTGAATCAAGTACTCAACTACCAGCAGTCATCGGTGAACAGCATCGCGCTGCTGTTACCACTTAACGGTCAGGCGCAGGTTTTTGCTAATGCCATTCAGCAAGGTTTTAACACGGCCAAGAACGGTCAGATAGCCACAGCGGCCATATCTGCCCCTGCTGCACCTTCGGCGGATACCACGCAAGCAGAACAGGTAACCCCGGCGTCAGAGGGTCAGAATACCCAATCCCCCGCGACGTACAGCGATCAGGCAGTCACCTCTCCGACACCAGCACTGGAAGCACAGGCAACAAGCGCTGGGCTGTCCAGTTCGCTTCCAGTCAAAGTGTATGACACCTCTTCACAGCCGCTGGCGAATATTCTCACACAGGCACAGCAAGATGGCGCATCGCTGGTCATCGGCCCTCTACTGAAAAATGAAGTAGATCAGTTGGCGAACAGCCAATCGCCGCTGAATATTTTGGCATTGAACCAGCCGGAACACGTCGAAAATAGCCCTAACATCTGTTACTTCGCGCTCTCTCCGGAAGATGAAGCCAGAGACGCGGCAAAATTTATCCACCAGCAGGGTAAACAGCAGCCGTTGGTCTTGGCGCCTCGCGGTGCGCTGGGCGACCGTATCGTTAATGCATTTGCTCAAGCCTGGAACCAACAAAGCAGTGCCAACCCTCTGCAACAGCGCTTTGGCAACACGGCGGAGCTAAAGCAGGCCATCAATAGCGGCGCAGGTTTAAGCCTGAGCGGCCAGCCGGTTAGCGTGTCGCAACAGCAAGCGCAACCGGGCACCACCATCGGAGGCTTAACGATTCCTTCACAGGTTCAACCGACGGTCAGCTCATCCGTTAGTGGCAATATCGATGCGGTCTACATCATCGCAACGCCAGACGAGCTGGCGCTGATTAAGCCGATGATCGATATGCGTACCACTTCACACGCACGCCCAGCGCTTTATGCCAGCTCACGTAGCTTCCAGGCTGGATTAGGCCCTGATTTCCGCCTTGAAATGGAAGGGTTGCAGTTCAGCGATATCCCGCTGTTAGCAGGCGCGAACCCAGCACTGATGCAGCAGGTCAGCAGCCAGTTTAAAAACGATTACTCATTAGTCCGCCTGTATGCCATGGGGATGGATGCCTGGACGCTGGCCAGCCACTTTGGTGAAATGCGCCAGATTCCGGGTCACCAGATTCCCGGCGCAACAGGCATGTTAAGCGCAGGGCCGGATTGCACTATCAATCGGCAGTTAACCTGGCAGCAATATCGCCAGGGTCAGTTGGTACCGGTTCTCTGA
- the mtgA gene encoding monofunctional biosynthetic peptidoglycan transglycosylase — protein sequence MRWSRGRGGVLTWLKRLIVRSVLVVIGAWLGGILLFSFLPVPFSAVMADRQISAWLKGEFSYVAHSDWVSMEEIAPEMALAVIAAEDQKFPQHWGFDLDAIGQALKHNERNTQRIRGASTLSQQMVKNLFLWDGRSWVRKGLEAGITTGVELVWTKRRILTVYLNIAEFGPGIFGVEAAARRYFNKPASRLAASESALLAAVLPNPIRFRANAPSGYVIQRQQWILRQMRQMGGDAFLRDNDLL from the coding sequence ATGAGGTGGAGCAGAGGGCGTGGAGGCGTGCTAACGTGGCTGAAGCGTCTGATTGTTCGCAGTGTGCTGGTCGTCATCGGTGCGTGGCTGGGTGGCATCCTGCTGTTTTCCTTCCTGCCAGTGCCGTTCTCTGCGGTGATGGCCGACAGGCAAATCAGCGCATGGCTAAAAGGCGAATTCTCCTATGTTGCCCATTCTGACTGGGTTTCGATGGAGGAAATTGCACCGGAAATGGCGCTGGCGGTGATAGCGGCGGAAGACCAAAAATTCCCTCAACATTGGGGCTTCGATCTGGATGCGATTGGTCAGGCATTGAAGCACAACGAGCGCAATACACAGCGGATTCGCGGTGCTTCTACGCTCTCACAGCAGATGGTGAAGAATCTGTTCCTGTGGGATGGACGTAGCTGGGTACGTAAGGGGCTTGAAGCGGGGATTACCACCGGGGTGGAGCTGGTCTGGACAAAACGGCGGATCCTGACCGTGTATCTGAATATCGCCGAATTTGGCCCCGGTATCTTTGGCGTGGAAGCGGCTGCCAGACGTTATTTCAACAAGCCAGCCAGCAGGCTGGCGGCAAGCGAGTCCGCCTTGCTGGCGGCGGTGCTGCCTAACCCTATTCGCTTTCGTGCGAATGCCCCCTCCGGCTATGTTATTCAACGCCAGCAGTGGATTTTGCGTCAGATGAGACAGATGGGCGGCGACGCATTTTTGCGAGATAACGATCTGTTGTGA
- the dolP gene encoding division/outer membrane stress-associated lipid-binding lipoprotein, giving the protein MRISSAFAVLSIALLLQGCVGVVAVGSAVATKTATDPRTVGTQVDDGTLEVRVTNAISKDEQLKKEARIIATAYQGKVLLTGQAPNTEMANRAKQIALGVEGAAEVYNEIRQGTPVSMGTASMDTWITTKVRSQILASDTVKSSNVKVTTENGEVFLLGLVTQREGASAAEIASKVGGVKHVTTAFTYLQ; this is encoded by the coding sequence ATGAGGATAAGTTCTGCATTTGCCGTGCTGTCTATCGCCCTGCTGCTACAAGGCTGTGTCGGGGTTGTTGCGGTTGGCAGTGCCGTGGCGACCAAAACAGCCACAGACCCGCGTACTGTTGGCACGCAGGTTGACGATGGCACACTGGAAGTCCGCGTGACGAATGCAATCAGCAAAGACGAGCAGCTGAAAAAAGAAGCCCGTATCATTGCGACGGCTTATCAGGGGAAAGTCTTGTTAACAGGGCAAGCTCCGAACACAGAAATGGCAAACCGGGCTAAGCAAATTGCCCTTGGCGTGGAAGGTGCAGCCGAAGTCTACAACGAAATACGTCAAGGCACCCCAGTCTCAATGGGAACCGCCTCCATGGATACCTGGATCACCACCAAGGTTCGCTCACAGATTCTGGCAAGCGACACGGTTAAATCCTCTAACGTAAAAGTCACAACGGAAAACGGCGAAGTCTTCCTGTTAGGTCTGGTGACACAGCGTGAAGGCGCTTCCGCCGCAGAAATCGCCAGTAAGGTTGGCGGTGTGAAACACGTAACGACGGCCTTTACCTACCTGCAATAA
- the rsmI gene encoding 16S rRNA (cytidine(1402)-2'-O)-methyltransferase, translating to MNQDQQADISASTLYIVPTPIGNLGDITQRALAVLASVDLIAAEDTRHTGLLLQHFAINARLFALHDHNEQQKADVLLAKLQSGQSIALVSDAGTPLINDPGYHLVRRCREAGVRVVPLPGACAAITALSASGLASDRFCYEGFLPAKTKARKDTLRDLGEEPRTLIFYESTHRLLDSLQDISEVLGVDRYVVLAREITKTWESIHGAPVGELLAWVKEDENRRKGEMVLIVEGHQADDSALSAEALRTLTLLRAELPLKKAAALAAEIHGVKKNALYRYGLEQEGDSGESGDDK from the coding sequence ATGAATCAAGACCAACAAGCAGACATTTCTGCATCTACCCTCTACATTGTCCCCACGCCAATCGGCAATCTGGGTGACATCACGCAGCGTGCGCTGGCGGTATTGGCGAGCGTTGATCTGATCGCCGCAGAGGATACCCGCCATACCGGTCTGCTGTTACAACATTTTGCGATTAATGCGCGACTGTTCGCATTACACGATCACAACGAGCAACAAAAAGCGGATGTGTTACTGGCTAAATTGCAGTCAGGGCAAAGCATCGCGCTGGTTTCAGATGCGGGTACGCCGCTGATTAACGACCCCGGTTACCATTTAGTTCGGCGCTGCCGCGAAGCGGGCGTTCGCGTGGTGCCGCTACCGGGCGCATGCGCGGCGATAACGGCGCTCTCCGCGTCTGGCTTGGCGTCTGACCGCTTTTGCTATGAAGGTTTTCTTCCTGCCAAGACCAAGGCGCGTAAAGATACGCTACGCGATCTGGGGGAAGAACCCCGTACGCTGATTTTCTATGAATCCACCCATCGCCTTTTGGACAGCCTACAAGATATCAGCGAAGTGCTGGGGGTCGATCGCTATGTCGTATTAGCGCGTGAAATCACCAAAACCTGGGAGTCGATTCACGGCGCGCCCGTGGGTGAACTGCTGGCCTGGGTGAAAGAAGATGAGAATCGGCGCAAAGGGGAAATGGTGCTGATTGTGGAAGGGCATCAGGCTGATGACAGCGCGCTGTCGGCGGAAGCGTTGCGCACGCTGACGCTATTACGCGCCGAGCTGCCCCTGAAGAAAGCGGCGGCGCTGGCGGCGGAGATTCATGGCGTGAAGAAGAACGCACTTTACCGCTATGGGCTGGAGCAAGAAGGCGATAGCGGTGAATCGGGGGATGACAAGTAG
- the diaA gene encoding DnaA initiator-associating protein DiaA yields MLDRIKVCFTESIQTQIAAAEALPDAISRGAIAMVQSLLNGNKILCCGNGTSAANSQHFAASMINRFEAERPSLPAIALNADNVVLTAIANDRLHEEVYAKQVRALGQAGDVLLAISTRGNSRDIVKAVESAVTRDMTIVALTGYDGGELAGLLGPQDVEIRIPSHRSARIQEMHMLTVNCLCDLIDNTLFPHQND; encoded by the coding sequence GTGCTGGATAGAATAAAAGTTTGTTTTACCGAGAGTATTCAAACGCAGATTGCAGCGGCAGAAGCCTTGCCAGACGCCATTTCCCGTGGCGCAATTGCGATGGTGCAGTCTCTGCTGAACGGTAACAAGATTCTGTGCTGTGGTAACGGAACATCGGCAGCCAATTCGCAGCATTTTGCTGCCAGCATGATTAACCGCTTCGAGGCGGAACGCCCTAGTTTACCGGCCATCGCACTTAATGCGGATAATGTGGTCTTAACTGCGATAGCAAATGATCGCTTGCATGAAGAGGTCTATGCCAAACAAGTCAGAGCATTAGGTCAGGCAGGCGACGTATTACTGGCGATATCAACCCGTGGCAATAGCCGCGATATTGTTAAAGCCGTAGAGTCTGCTGTTACCCGCGACATGACGATTGTCGCCCTGACTGGCTACGATGGCGGAGAACTGGCTGGGCTGCTCGGGCCACAGGATGTGGAGATTCGCATCCCGTCACACCGCAGCGCCCGTATTCAGGAAATGCACATGCTGACAGTAAATTGCCTGTGCGATTTGATTGATAACACACTTTTTCCACACCAGAACGATTGA
- the elbB gene encoding isoprenoid biosynthesis glyoxalase ElbB, translating into MKRVGIVLSGCGVYDGSEIHEAVLTLLALDRAGAEAVCFAPDKPQLQVVNHLTGDVTGENRNVLAESARIVRGKIQPLSTANTEDLDALIVPGGFGAAKNLSDFATQGTTCQIDEALQLLTQEIYKQNKPIGFICISPALLPKILGEPVRITIGNDIDTAEAVEEMGGIHVVCPVDDIVVDAEHKIVTTPAYMLANSISEAAKGIDKLVARVLDLTE; encoded by the coding sequence ATGAAACGAGTCGGCATTGTCCTTAGTGGCTGTGGTGTTTATGACGGTTCCGAGATTCATGAAGCCGTATTGACGTTACTTGCGCTGGATCGCGCGGGCGCAGAAGCGGTTTGCTTTGCGCCAGATAAGCCGCAATTACAGGTGGTTAATCACCTGACGGGTGACGTAACTGGTGAGAATCGCAACGTTTTAGCAGAATCGGCACGGATCGTCAGAGGAAAAATTCAGCCGCTTTCTACCGCGAATACAGAAGATTTAGATGCGCTGATTGTGCCCGGTGGTTTTGGTGCTGCGAAAAATTTAAGCGACTTTGCGACGCAAGGAACGACATGTCAGATCGATGAAGCGCTGCAATTGCTCACACAGGAAATTTATAAGCAAAATAAACCAATTGGTTTTATTTGCATCTCACCTGCGCTCCTGCCGAAGATTTTGGGTGAACCTGTACGCATAACTATTGGTAACGATATTGACACCGCTGAAGCGGTTGAAGAGATGGGCGGCATCCATGTTGTTTGTCCGGTCGATGATATCGTGGTTGATGCGGAACATAAAATCGTGACGACACCGGCTTACATGCTGGCTAACTCCATCAGCGAAGCGGCAAAAGGCATTGATAAGCTCGTAGCCCGCGTTTTGGATCTCACCGAATGA
- the arcB gene encoding aerobic respiration two-component sensor histidine kinase ArcB, translated as MKQIRLLAQYYVDLMVKLGLVRFSLLLASVLVLLAMVVQMAVTLLLSGEVENIDVVRSIFFGLLITPWAVYFLSVVVEQLEESRQRLSKLVAKLEEMRHRDLELNAQLQENIAQLNQEIADRIKAEDARALVMSRLKDEMSRREQAQIELEQQSALLRSFLDASPDLVYYRNEEKEFSGCNRAMELLVGKSQKQLIGLTPQDVYSPDIAEKVMETDEKVFRHNVSLTYEQWLVYPDGRKACFELRKVPFYDRMGKRHGLMGFGRDITERKRYQDALENASREKTTFISTISHELRTPLNGIVGLSRILLDTQLDPEQQKYLKTIHVSAITLGNIFNDVIEMDKQERRKVQLDNQPIDFTGFLVDLENLGGLLAEPKGLKLIMDQHQPLPQKVITDGTRLRQILWNLLSNAVKFTPKGENGKKGEIVVRVWHEKSDRLRFEVEDSGMGIPADELEKIFAMYYQVKDQHGGKPATGTGIGLAVSKRLAQNMGGDIQVSSTQGKGSCFTLTVIAPSVDEAGSGLDDDDDLPLPALHVLLVEDIELNVVVARSVLEKLGNSVDVAMTGQEALDMFDPDEFDLVLLDIQLPDMTGLDVARQLRSRYGNRSLPPLVALTANVLKDKREYLDAGMDDVLSKPLSVPALTAVIKQFWDTRTVWTEEPVIEEGTEMAKAEEDLLDIPMLEQYLDLVGPKLIHQSLEMFEQMMPGYLAILDSNMTARDQKGITEEGHKIKGAAGSVGLRHLQQVAQQIQTSSLPAWWDNVQEWVDELKHDWRHDVQVLRDWVAKAEKES; from the coding sequence ATGAAGCAAATTCGTCTGTTGGCGCAGTACTATGTTGATTTGATGGTAAAACTGGGGCTTGTCCGTTTTTCACTGCTGCTGGCCTCGGTATTGGTGCTGTTGGCGATGGTGGTGCAAATGGCCGTCACCCTGCTGCTCAGCGGGGAAGTCGAGAACATCGACGTCGTCCGTTCCATTTTCTTCGGGCTGCTGATTACGCCCTGGGCCGTTTATTTTCTCTCCGTGGTGGTGGAACAGCTCGAGGAGTCGCGCCAGCGGCTGTCGAAGCTGGTGGCGAAGCTGGAAGAAATGCGCCATCGGGATCTGGAGCTGAATGCGCAGCTTCAGGAGAACATCGCACAGCTCAATCAGGAAATCGCTGACCGTATCAAAGCGGAAGATGCGCGTGCGCTGGTGATGAGCCGACTCAAAGACGAGATGTCCCGCCGTGAACAGGCGCAGATTGAACTGGAGCAACAGTCGGCGTTGCTGCGCTCGTTCCTCGATGCCTCGCCGGATTTGGTTTACTACCGTAACGAAGAGAAAGAATTCTCCGGCTGCAACCGGGCGATGGAGCTGTTAGTGGGCAAAAGCCAGAAGCAGCTCATTGGCCTGACGCCGCAGGATGTTTACTCCCCCGATATTGCCGAGAAAGTGATGGAGACGGACGAAAAAGTGTTCCGTCATAACGTTTCTCTGACCTATGAACAGTGGCTGGTTTATCCCGATGGCCGTAAAGCCTGTTTTGAGCTGCGTAAGGTGCCGTTTTATGACCGGATGGGTAAACGTCACGGGTTGATGGGGTTTGGACGCGATATAACGGAGCGTAAGCGTTACCAGGACGCGTTAGAGAACGCCAGTAGGGAGAAGACCACTTTTATCTCAACAATCAGCCACGAGCTTCGTACGCCGCTTAATGGCATTGTCGGGTTAAGTCGCATCCTGCTGGATACGCAACTTGACCCTGAACAGCAAAAATACCTGAAAACCATCCACGTCAGCGCGATTACGCTGGGCAATATCTTTAACGACGTGATTGAGATGGATAAACAGGAGCGCCGCAAGGTGCAATTGGATAACCAGCCGATTGATTTCACTGGTTTTCTGGTGGATCTGGAGAATCTCGGCGGCTTGTTGGCGGAACCGAAAGGCCTGAAGCTGATTATGGATCAGCACCAGCCTCTGCCGCAGAAAGTCATTACTGACGGAACGCGCCTGCGGCAGATCCTGTGGAACCTGCTCAGTAATGCGGTGAAATTCACGCCGAAGGGTGAGAACGGCAAAAAAGGCGAAATTGTGGTGCGCGTCTGGCATGAAAAAAGCGATCGCCTGCGCTTTGAAGTGGAAGATTCCGGGATGGGCATTCCGGCGGATGAACTGGAAAAAATCTTCGCCATGTATTATCAGGTCAAAGACCAGCACGGTGGGAAGCCAGCGACAGGGACGGGAATCGGTCTTGCCGTGTCGAAGCGTCTGGCGCAGAACATGGGAGGCGATATCCAGGTTTCGAGCACGCAGGGCAAAGGCTCCTGCTTTACCCTGACGGTCATTGCGCCGAGCGTCGATGAAGCGGGAAGTGGTCTGGACGACGACGATGATTTGCCGCTACCGGCGCTGCACGTTCTGCTGGTGGAAGATATCGAACTGAACGTGGTGGTTGCGCGTTCGGTGCTGGAAAAATTGGGCAATAGCGTGGATGTCGCCATGACCGGACAGGAGGCGCTGGATATGTTCGATCCCGATGAGTTCGATCTGGTGCTGCTCGATATTCAACTGCCAGATATGACCGGGCTGGACGTCGCGCGTCAGCTGCGTTCACGCTATGGCAACCGCAGTCTGCCGCCGCTGGTGGCGCTGACGGCGAATGTGCTGAAAGATAAACGCGAATATCTGGATGCGGGTATGGATGATGTGCTCAGCAAGCCGCTGTCGGTGCCAGCGCTGACGGCTGTCATCAAACAATTCTGGGACACTCGCACGGTGTGGACGGAAGAACCAGTGATTGAGGAGGGGACTGAAATGGCAAAAGCAGAAGAAGATCTGCTGGATATCCCGATGCTTGAGCAGTATCTGGATTTGGTCGGGCCGAAACTGATTCATCAGAGTCTGGAAATGTTTGAACAGATGATGCCGGGCTATCTGGCGATTCTGGATTCCAACATGACGGCGCGTGACCAGAAGGGCATTACGGAAGAAGGGCACAAAATCAAAGGGGCAGCAGGTTCAGTCGGGTTACGGCATTTGCAGCAAGTTGCTCAGCAGATTCAGACCTCATCGCTACCAGCATGGTGGGATAACGTGCAGGAATGGGTCGATGAACTTAAGCACGACTGGCGTCATGATGTTCAGGTGCTGCGTGATTGGGTAGCAAAAGCAGAAAAAGAATCCTGA